The Carassius auratus strain Wakin chromosome 27, ASM336829v1, whole genome shotgun sequence genome includes a region encoding these proteins:
- the LOC113046455 gene encoding histamine H3 receptor, which translates to MHVNLPETDEREQLEVKTAKLSMGNHPNMSREHTVSNWTAVRRDAGFEGPALALLSVMMVILIAVIVCGNALVIVAFKMDKSLRKQSNYFLLNLAISDFLVGAFCIPVYMPYILTGKWMLGKGLCKLWLVVDYLLCTASVFNIVLISYDRYLSVTKAVSYRAKQGMTHFAVVKIAAVWILAFLLYGPAILFWEQLTGKSRVPDNECFAEFYYTWYFLLSASVVEFFSPFLSVAFFNISIYLNIRQRRLGSKKESCSPKSQDATNLYGEKARTSIRICWNSMMLKKKSTADGEKRSENDGLSMRCVQRSRLRQDKKIAKSLAIIVCVFAVCWAPYTLLMIVRAACRGDCVSHHWYEVTFWLLWLNSAINPFLYPLCHSSFRRAFFKILCPRQRSNIPLTAHSSSTHR; encoded by the exons ATGCATGTGAACCTCCCTGAGACAGATGAAAGAGAGCAGCTCGAAGTGAAGACCGCGAAGCTCTCGATGGGTAACCATCCCAACATGAGCCGTGAACACACGGTCAGTAACTGGACCGCTGTGAGGAGAGACGCGGGCTTCGAGGGTCCTGCGCTCGCGCTGCTCTCGGTCATGATGGTCATTCTGATTGCTGTGATCGTGTGTGGAAACGCGTTGGTCATCGTCGCCTTCAAGATGGACAAGAGTTTGCGCAAACAGAGCAATTATTTCCTGCTGAACCTGGCCATCTCAGACTTTCTCGTTG GTGCCTTCTGCATCCCCGTGTATATGCCCTACATCTTGACAGGGAAATGGATGCTGGGTAAAGGACTTTGCAAGCTGTGGCTGGTCGTAGACTATCTCCTCTGCACTGCGTCTGTCTTCAACATCGTGCTTATCAGCTATGACCGCTATCTCTCCGTTACAAAAGCG GTATCTTATCGTGCCAAACAAGGAATGACCCACTTTGCAGTGGTGAAGATAGCAGCGGTTTGGATTCTAGCCTTCCTCCTCTATGGACCGGCCATCTTATTCTGGGAGCAGCTGACAGGCAAGAGCCGCGTGCCGGACAATGAGTGCTTTGCTGAGTTCTACTACACCTGGTACTTCCTGCTTTCTGCTTCAGTGGTCGAGTTTTTCTCACCGTTTTTATCTGTGGCGTTCTTCAACATCAGCATCTACCTCAACATCCGACAGAGGAGACTTGGCAGCAAGAAAGAATCCTGTTCTCCAAAGAGCCAGGATGCTACAAATCTGTATGGCGAGAAAGCACGCACGAGCATCCGAATCTGCTGGAACTCCATGATGCTCAAGAAGAAAAGCACAGCAGACGGCGAGAAGCGCTCGGAGAACGACGGTCTGTCAATGCGGTGCGTCCAGCGCTCACGTCTGAGGCAGGACAAGAAGATTGCTAAGTCCCTGGCCATAATCGTGTGTGTTTTTGCGGTGTGCTGGGCGCCGTACACTCTGTTAATGATCGTGCGAGCGGCGTGCAGAGGAGACTGCGTGTCCCATCACTGGTATGAGGTGACATTCTGGCTGCTGTGGCTGAACTCAGCCATCAACCCGTTCCTGTACCCGCTGTGCCACAGCAGCTTCCGGAGAGCCTTCTTCAAGATCCTGTGCCCACGACAGAGGTCCAACATACCACTGACAGCCCATTCATCCAGCACACACAGATAG